The genomic window AACGATTACTCAAGATAAATTACAATTAAAAAGTACAAATAAAAATTATTTTCTGATTGAGCTAATACTCTTTGTTCCACAGACTAGCTATCTTTAATAAAGCGTCATTAGCCCATCGATACTTAAGCTCGAAACTTAAGCTCGAAACTTAAGCTCAAAACTTAAGCCTGATACTAAGCATAATGTTAACCAACATAATCTTGGGCGCAAAATAAAATACCACTTCCTTGCTCTTTTTCTAATAGTATGGGAATAAGTGCACCGGGCAGTACTGAATCGACATCGTTAGGGGCAAAGGAGCCGCCAAGGTCTGTTTTTAACCAACCAGGGTCGAGTAAGTTCATTAATACGTTAGTGCCTAATAGCGTCGGCATCATATCGCGAACATACCTTTCAAGAGCGGCTTTTGAACAACTATATGCCATCAATTCAGGTTGATTACTAATGCCTGAAGAAACATTAACAATACGTCCCCAGTTACGTGCTAGCATCCCTGGAAGAAAAGCATCACATAACTTAGCCGGTGCAATACTATTAACCATAAAGCTGTGTAGGTATTCCTCTGCCGTTGGAGCAAAGAGTGGCTGATACGTCGTCATGATTGCTGCATTATTATACAGTATATCTAGGTGGTTATTACTTAAGGCTTTCACTTCAGTAATTAAATGCTCTACTTGAGAGATTGAATTAAGTTCAGCCGCTACAGCATAAACTTCATGACCCGCTGTGGTTAATTCATTAAGCAAATCTCTAGTACTGGCTAATTGTCGAGAATGAATGATGAGTTTACAGCCTTGTTTAGCTAACTCTTTAGCAACACGAAGACCGATCCCTCGACTAGCACCCGTTACTAGCGCCCATTTATTTTCTATATTTAACATTTTTATGCCTATTTTTATTTAAATTGGTTAATCAAATTATTGATTTGTTGTCTTTGTTTTACCACTTTATGTTGTAATACTTTAGTGACTGCATTAGCGTTTACTGGTGAAATTAATCACAGCCAAGCATAAAGCAGGTAATAACAAGACTTCGTATTTTTCACTAAAAATTTGCAAATGAATATATAACAAAATAAAATTCATTGTTTTATATAACACACAATAAGCGCAAAAGATGATGAATAAAGAGCATAAAAAACTTGAGCGATTAATGTTATTTAGTGAAGTTGCCCGCCATTTAAGCTTTACGGTCGCGGCACAAAATTTACAAATATCAAGAGGGCATCTATCTGCTCAAATTCGTCGATTGGAAAAGGAGATGGGTTTTGCTTTGTTGATCCGCTCGACACGGAGTGTTCGCTTAACCGCAGAAGGTGAAAGTGTTTTAACGGGTGTAAATAAAATTCGTAATTCTGTTTTAGAGTTAGAACGAAATGCTGGTCATAAAGGCAATGCTATTGAAGGTGTTATAAAAATTACAGCACCAAGCCTCTTTACCAAAAGGTTTTTACTCGACATTTTTTCTAAGTTTAGCGCCTTACATCCCGCCATTGAGTTTTCTATCGATACCAGTTACACCCGTTTTGAT from Colwellia sp. PAMC 20917 includes these protein-coding regions:
- a CDS encoding SDR family NAD(P)-dependent oxidoreductase; its protein translation is MLNIENKWALVTGASRGIGLRVAKELAKQGCKLIIHSRQLASTRDLLNELTTAGHEVYAVAAELNSISQVEHLITEVKALSNNHLDILYNNAAIMTTYQPLFAPTAEEYLHSFMVNSIAPAKLCDAFLPGMLARNWGRIVNVSSGISNQPELMAYSCSKAALERYVRDMMPTLLGTNVLMNLLDPGWLKTDLGGSFAPNDVDSVLPGALIPILLEKEQGSGILFCAQDYVG